In Persicimonas caeni, a single window of DNA contains:
- a CDS encoding ABC transporter ATP-binding protein: MSRRFEADSLLSIRHVTKRYGDLVAVDDVSLDIVPGEIFALLGPNGAGKTTLIGCITGMITRFEGSVSVAGYDVRDDYRVTRRLVGLVPQELNYDAFFNVREVLEFQGGYFGNYPNKERVDELLEQFSLADKVDQNTRWLSGGMKRRLMICKALMHDPVLLFLDEPTAGVDVELREELWDYVRDLRDRGTTIVLTTHYIEEAEELADRVGIINHGRLVRVAPRDELMAEFGTRKVEVYLTDDVPSGFVASLDGLDVEQSDANCLSMIVEEREVHREGASPVEELLRAVLDAGLAIDYVEGGRTSLEQIFRELVNADKANGANAKGADKEGA; encoded by the coding sequence GTGAGCCGGCGTTTTGAAGCAGACAGTCTGTTGTCCATCCGCCATGTCACGAAACGCTACGGGGATCTGGTCGCCGTCGACGACGTCTCACTCGACATCGTGCCCGGCGAGATTTTCGCGCTGTTGGGCCCGAACGGGGCGGGCAAGACGACGCTCATCGGGTGCATCACCGGCATGATCACCCGCTTCGAGGGTTCGGTGTCGGTCGCCGGCTATGACGTGCGCGACGACTACCGGGTGACCCGCCGGCTGGTGGGCCTGGTGCCCCAAGAGCTCAACTACGACGCGTTCTTCAACGTGCGCGAGGTGCTCGAGTTCCAAGGCGGCTATTTCGGCAACTATCCCAACAAGGAGCGCGTCGACGAGCTGCTCGAGCAGTTCTCGCTGGCCGACAAGGTCGACCAGAACACCCGCTGGCTGTCGGGAGGCATGAAGCGCCGGCTGATGATCTGCAAGGCGCTGATGCACGATCCGGTGCTCTTGTTCCTCGACGAGCCGACCGCCGGGGTCGACGTCGAGCTGCGCGAAGAGTTGTGGGATTACGTGCGTGACCTGCGCGACCGGGGCACCACGATTGTACTGACCACCCACTACATCGAAGAGGCCGAGGAGCTCGCCGACCGCGTCGGCATCATCAACCACGGTCGTCTGGTGCGCGTGGCTCCGCGCGACGAACTCATGGCCGAGTTCGGCACGCGTAAAGTCGAGGTCTATCTGACCGACGACGTGCCCAGCGGCTTTGTCGCTTCGCTCGACGGGCTCGACGTCGAACAGAGCGACGCTAATTGCCTGTCGATGATCGTCGAGGAGCGCGAGGTCCACCGCGAGGGGGCTTCGCCGGTCGAAGAGCTGCTTCGGGCGGTGCTCGATGCCGGCTTGGCCATCGATTACGTCGAAGGCGGTCGCACCTCGCTCGAGCAGATCTTTCGCGAGCTGGTCAACGCCGACAAGGCCAACGGCGCCAATGCGAAGGGTGCAGACAAGGAGGGAGCGTGA
- a CDS encoding glycosyltransferase → MDVAILGPSHPWRGGIAHHTASLYRALQREGHRPQVFNFAQLYPELFFPGKTQRDESESAFAVPAPQIYRPLDPLSWARVGKQLVETRPDRLVLQWWHPFFAPGYTAVSAAAKLAGAEVVMLCHNVEPHEQTPLDRALLQIAYALPDRFVVQSEAERDKLAARIGERRPITVAAHPRYEAFSELDADQTPAEAKRSYGVSAEHLILFFGLVRPYKGLDLLIDAAAKLDPALDWEVLIAGEIYGSEDDYRRQIAARGLEERVHLQNRYVANEEVPRLFRAADVCVLPYRHATGSGVANVALACGTPVVMSRLPTLEQAFSDAPVEWFEPGDVEDLRRAIEQALEQDPSNESTESGSGWKELVDALLFSP, encoded by the coding sequence TTGGACGTCGCCATTTTAGGCCCGAGCCATCCCTGGCGCGGGGGCATCGCCCACCACACCGCAAGTCTGTACCGTGCGCTGCAACGCGAGGGACACCGCCCGCAGGTGTTCAACTTCGCCCAGCTCTACCCGGAGCTCTTCTTTCCCGGAAAGACCCAGCGCGACGAGAGTGAGAGCGCGTTCGCTGTGCCGGCGCCCCAGATCTACCGTCCCCTCGACCCACTGAGTTGGGCACGCGTGGGCAAGCAGCTCGTCGAGACACGCCCCGACCGACTCGTCCTGCAGTGGTGGCACCCGTTTTTCGCCCCCGGCTACACCGCGGTGAGCGCGGCGGCGAAGCTCGCCGGCGCCGAAGTCGTGATGCTGTGCCACAATGTCGAGCCCCACGAGCAGACGCCGCTCGACCGCGCGCTCCTCCAAATCGCGTACGCCCTGCCTGACCGCTTCGTCGTCCAGTCCGAAGCCGAGCGCGACAAGCTCGCCGCTCGAATTGGGGAGCGGCGGCCGATCACGGTCGCGGCGCATCCACGCTACGAGGCGTTCTCGGAGCTCGACGCCGACCAGACGCCCGCGGAAGCCAAGCGCAGTTACGGCGTGAGCGCCGAGCACCTGATCCTATTTTTCGGACTCGTGCGTCCCTACAAAGGGCTCGACCTGCTCATCGACGCGGCCGCCAAACTCGACCCCGCGCTCGACTGGGAGGTGCTCATCGCCGGGGAGATCTACGGCTCGGAAGACGACTATCGCCGACAGATCGCCGCGCGTGGACTCGAAGAGCGCGTCCATCTGCAGAATCGGTATGTGGCCAACGAGGAGGTCCCGCGGTTGTTTCGGGCCGCCGACGTGTGCGTGCTCCCTTATCGGCACGCGACCGGCAGCGGCGTGGCCAACGTCGCGCTCGCCTGTGGGACCCCGGTGGTCATGAGCCGATTGCCCACGCTCGAGCAGGCCTTCAGTGACGCGCCCGTCGAGTGGTTCGAGCCGGGGGACGTCGAGGACCTTCGCCGAGCGATCGAGCAGGCGCTCGAACAGGACCCGTCAAATGAGAGCACGGAGTCGGGCAGCGGCTGGAAAGAGTTGGTCGACGCCCTGCTCTTTTCTCCGTAA
- a CDS encoding segregation and condensation protein A: protein MATHPAVKEPRKNEVPENVPRELAVRLDAFEGPMDLLLELIKKHEVDIFDIPIAMLTEEYLRYVEHMEALDLHVGGEWLEMAANLIYIKSKMLLPVEEDDDEDDGPDPRAELVRRLIEHQKYQLIAAKLDERPKLDHDVFTHRPQAREFRKEVGPPKLKEAGLNDLVSAVKRLVEQNKDNADWVVELSRETLTLRSVMLDVATLLQDQPRVTFEELFAHHDFTRYRVVTTFLALLEMTKRKIVKLMQSRIGEEQLYIERSVINILEVSQTLDLPEAIS from the coding sequence ATGGCAACCCATCCGGCAGTCAAAGAGCCTCGAAAAAATGAGGTACCCGAGAACGTCCCGCGCGAACTCGCGGTGCGCTTGGACGCTTTCGAGGGGCCGATGGACCTGCTCCTCGAGCTCATCAAGAAGCACGAAGTCGACATCTTCGACATCCCCATTGCGATGCTCACCGAGGAGTACCTGCGCTACGTCGAGCATATGGAGGCGCTCGACCTGCACGTGGGCGGCGAGTGGCTCGAGATGGCAGCCAACCTCATCTACATCAAATCGAAGATGTTGCTGCCGGTCGAAGAGGACGACGACGAAGACGACGGCCCGGACCCGCGCGCCGAGCTGGTGCGCCGGCTCATCGAGCATCAAAAGTACCAGCTTATCGCCGCCAAGCTCGACGAGCGCCCCAAGCTCGACCACGACGTGTTCACCCACCGCCCGCAGGCACGCGAGTTCCGAAAAGAGGTCGGCCCGCCCAAGCTCAAAGAGGCGGGGCTCAACGACCTGGTCAGCGCCGTCAAGCGGCTGGTGGAGCAGAACAAAGACAACGCCGACTGGGTCGTCGAGCTCAGCCGCGAGACGCTGACCCTGCGAAGTGTGATGCTCGACGTGGCCACCCTGCTCCAAGACCAGCCGCGGGTGACCTTCGAGGAGCTATTCGCCCACCACGACTTTACCCGCTACCGCGTCGTCACCACCTTCTTGGCGCTTTTGGAGATGACCAAGCGCAAGATCGTCAAATTGATGCAATCGCGTATTGGTGAAGAGCAACTCTACATCGAGCGCTCGGTGATCAATATCCTCGAGGTCAGCCAGACACTCGATCTCCCCGAGGCGATCAGCTAA
- a CDS encoding MarR family winged helix-turn-helix transcriptional regulator produces the protein MPTHYEGSKKERIALDSFIKFMRASESVTSKLAHGLADYNLTMSQFGTLEVLYHLGPMCQKAIGEKLLKSGGNITMVVNNLEDRGLVSRKRRESDRRFVSVALTEEGTALIEEVLPHHVELIVEMFGVLSDDEQQRMGEFCKRIGLAAASEEES, from the coding sequence ATGCCAACTCATTATGAAGGCAGTAAGAAAGAGCGCATCGCGCTCGATTCGTTCATCAAATTCATGCGGGCGTCGGAGTCGGTGACCTCGAAGCTGGCGCATGGACTCGCCGACTACAACCTGACCATGAGCCAGTTCGGCACGCTCGAGGTGCTCTACCACCTGGGGCCGATGTGTCAGAAGGCGATCGGCGAGAAGCTGCTCAAGAGCGGCGGCAATATCACCATGGTCGTCAACAACTTGGAGGACCGGGGCCTGGTGAGTCGCAAGCGCCGCGAGAGCGATCGCCGCTTCGTCTCGGTGGCGTTGACCGAAGAGGGGACTGCGCTCATCGAGGAGGTGCTCCCGCATCACGTCGAGCTCATCGTCGAGATGTTCGGGGTGCTGTCGGACGACGAGCAGCAACGGATGGGCGAGTTCTGCAAGCGCATTGGCTTGGCGGCGGCCTCGGAGGAAGAGTCGTGA
- the scpB gene encoding SMC-Scp complex subunit ScpB has translation MSDKNDTTKNSTPPTPEAHGHREEKGSGEPSPTAADKQQQLTLDEQPDEQRPEDGDPAEQRGPAEQGDLHEVRAIIEAILFASDEPLTRETIEASLPDYPETVIKSALENLRFEYSGQHRGIHLAEVAGGYQLRTNPDFKDHILKMYEARPRKLSRAAMETLAIIAYQQPLTRADVEEIRGVDSSGVIRTLEEHDLVQTIGRLDDLGRPHIYGTTERFLEFFSLDSLADLPTLDDTELEAIEEMYAEELAEAEAADKAQQADDDAE, from the coding sequence ATGTCCGACAAGAACGACACCACTAAGAACTCGACGCCGCCCACCCCGGAAGCCCATGGGCACCGTGAGGAGAAAGGTTCGGGCGAGCCCTCCCCCACGGCGGCCGACAAGCAGCAGCAACTTACGCTCGACGAGCAGCCCGACGAGCAACGACCGGAGGATGGCGACCCAGCCGAGCAACGTGGCCCGGCCGAGCAAGGCGACTTGCACGAGGTGCGCGCCATCATCGAGGCGATCCTGTTCGCCTCCGACGAACCGCTGACGCGAGAGACCATCGAGGCGAGTCTGCCCGACTACCCCGAGACCGTCATCAAGAGCGCCCTCGAGAACCTGCGTTTCGAGTATAGCGGGCAACACCGCGGCATCCACCTGGCCGAGGTCGCCGGAGGCTACCAGCTCCGGACGAACCCCGACTTCAAAGACCATATTCTGAAGATGTACGAGGCCCGGCCGCGAAAGCTGTCGCGCGCGGCCATGGAGACCCTGGCGATCATCGCCTACCAGCAGCCGCTGACGCGCGCCGACGTCGAGGAGATCCGCGGCGTCGACTCCTCGGGGGTCATCCGCACCCTCGAAGAACACGATCTGGTGCAGACCATCGGCCGGCTCGACGACCTGGGCCGCCCGCATATCTACGGCACCACCGAGCGCTTTCTGGAGTTCTTCAGCCTCGACAGCCTCGCCGACCTGCCTACCCTGGACGACACCGAGCTCGAGGCAATCGAGGAGATGTACGCCGAGGAACTCGCCGAAGCCGAGGCCGCCGACAAGGCCCAGCAGGCCGACGACGACGCGGAATAG
- a CDS encoding ABC transporter permease: MSAPPQDNRPLGAPPSRAEQAARERIPKLAAEAEKQGWFGAWMLFRKEIKRFWSIASQTVVSPVVTTMLYFLVFGYSLGDRLQEVRGIPYVDFLVPGLVMLSLINNAFINSAFSFFINKIHGTLVDILVTPLTHAQLMFGYTAASIVRAVLIGSIIWAVAMAMGADQIITTITGPDGLLHLAITLSFMVLTSLSFAFIGLDIAIVAEDFDHINLLPNFLITPLTFLGGVFYSIEMLPEPWDLVSRFNPILYMVNGIRYGMTGVSDVPLWQGYAVVITLNVVFGAIAWWLLSTGKKIRE, from the coding sequence GTGAGCGCACCGCCACAGGACAATCGCCCGCTCGGAGCTCCACCTTCGCGAGCCGAGCAGGCCGCGCGTGAGCGCATTCCGAAACTCGCCGCAGAGGCCGAGAAACAGGGCTGGTTTGGCGCGTGGATGCTCTTCCGAAAGGAGATCAAGCGCTTTTGGAGCATCGCCAGCCAGACGGTGGTCAGCCCGGTGGTCACCACGATGCTCTACTTTCTGGTGTTCGGCTACTCGCTGGGTGATCGACTCCAAGAGGTGCGCGGCATCCCGTACGTTGATTTTCTGGTGCCCGGCCTGGTGATGCTCTCGCTGATCAACAACGCTTTTATCAACTCGGCATTTTCGTTTTTCATCAACAAGATTCACGGCACCCTGGTCGACATTCTGGTCACCCCGCTCACCCACGCGCAGTTGATGTTCGGCTACACCGCCGCTTCGATCGTGCGCGCGGTACTCATCGGCTCCATTATCTGGGCGGTGGCTATGGCGATGGGGGCTGACCAGATCATCACCACCATCACCGGGCCCGATGGCTTGCTGCACCTGGCCATCACGCTGTCGTTCATGGTGCTGACCTCGCTGTCGTTCGCTTTTATCGGGCTCGACATCGCCATTGTGGCCGAGGACTTCGACCACATTAACCTGTTGCCTAATTTCCTGATCACCCCGCTCACCTTTTTGGGCGGGGTCTTTTACTCCATCGAGATGCTTCCGGAGCCGTGGGACCTCGTCTCGCGGTTCAACCCCATCCTCTACATGGTCAACGGAATTCGCTACGGGATGACTGGGGTTTCGGATGTGCCCCTCTGGCAAGGATACGCAGTGGTCATCACTCTCAACGTCGTCTTCGGGGCGATCGCGTGGTGGCTTCTGTCTACAGGTAAGAAGATTCGGGAGTAG
- a CDS encoding NAD-dependent epimerase/dehydratase family protein, giving the protein MSRILVTGATGFVGGHVAATLHDDGVPLRLLVRPSSDRSRLPRTIRRALDARSDAVELFEGDLTKADSLEDVCEGVDALIHCACAVKGTFDESQESSHIFMEVNVEGTRNLAERAADAGIRMVHLSSTAAMGPVTDTRVDETTECVPQAPYQISKRQAELALLELHEQRDLDVVILRPCLILGPGKDGGEPLKLFNLARFGLFPKIGGKMTQTKPLVDVRDVVAACAAALERGRTGEVYLIHSDGGHTLEEILEVTRRLVGSRRSGIPIPTLPVRVASHGFEAMAAAIPTFNPPITPGRLDLLLADRNISVAKARRELGFDPKEQDLYEMLGRTYVGYVRDGQLNP; this is encoded by the coding sequence ATGTCGCGAATCTTGGTAACCGGAGCGACTGGATTTGTGGGCGGCCACGTCGCCGCCACACTGCATGACGACGGCGTGCCGCTGCGTCTGTTGGTGCGCCCGTCGAGCGATCGGAGCAGGCTGCCCCGGACCATCCGGCGCGCGCTCGACGCCAGGTCGGACGCAGTCGAGCTATTCGAGGGCGACTTGACGAAGGCTGATAGCCTGGAAGATGTCTGCGAGGGCGTCGACGCGCTGATTCACTGCGCGTGCGCCGTCAAAGGCACTTTCGACGAATCGCAGGAATCGAGCCATATTTTCATGGAGGTCAACGTCGAGGGCACGCGCAACCTCGCCGAGCGCGCGGCCGACGCGGGCATCCGCATGGTCCACCTGTCGTCGACCGCCGCCATGGGTCCGGTCACCGACACTCGGGTCGACGAGACGACCGAATGCGTTCCGCAGGCGCCCTACCAGATCTCGAAGCGCCAGGCCGAGTTGGCCCTGCTCGAGCTGCACGAGCAACGCGACCTCGACGTGGTCATCCTACGCCCCTGCTTGATCTTGGGTCCCGGCAAAGACGGCGGTGAGCCCCTCAAGCTGTTCAATCTGGCGCGATTCGGGCTGTTTCCGAAGATCGGCGGCAAGATGACACAGACCAAGCCCCTGGTGGACGTGCGCGATGTGGTCGCCGCGTGTGCCGCGGCGCTCGAGCGGGGGCGCACCGGCGAAGTTTATCTGATTCACTCCGACGGCGGGCACACCCTCGAAGAAATTCTGGAAGTGACGCGGCGGTTGGTCGGGTCGCGCCGAAGCGGCATCCCGATTCCCACACTGCCGGTACGAGTCGCCTCGCACGGCTTCGAGGCGATGGCGGCAGCCATTCCGACCTTCAACCCGCCCATCACGCCGGGAAGGCTCGACTTGCTGCTCGCCGACCGCAACATCTCGGTCGCCAAAGCGCGCCGCGAGCTCGGGTTCGACCCCAAAGAACAAGATCTGTACGAGATGCTCGGACGCACTTACGTGGGGTATGTGCGCGACGGCCAGCTCAATCCTTGA
- the xerD gene encoding site-specific tyrosine recombinase XerD produces MDLDQAIDAFAFHLKVERNLSENTIDAYTRDLRQFAEHCAEDDKITDVRQIDAMQISGFMGALLDEGLKTRTVARKLSSVRGLFKFLRIDEVIDKDPSAKVDMPKYGRRVPRVLSFDEVETLLATPDRTVPEGHRDWAMLHVLYATGLRVTELCELLQREVDLRAGYVRVIGKGNKQRIVPLGEVALDAVSDYLEQTRGRLLANCGGPGSTPYLFVTRRGSSMTRQAFWKNIKKYARRADIDKPISPHKLRHSFATHLLERGADLRIVQTLLGHANIDTTQIYTHVAQARLKKMYDEHHPRA; encoded by the coding sequence ATGGATCTCGATCAAGCTATCGACGCATTCGCGTTTCATTTGAAGGTAGAGCGCAACCTGTCCGAGAACACGATCGATGCGTACACCCGCGATCTGCGCCAGTTCGCCGAGCACTGCGCGGAGGATGACAAGATCACCGACGTGCGCCAGATCGACGCCATGCAGATCAGCGGTTTTATGGGCGCACTGCTCGACGAGGGCTTGAAGACACGCACCGTGGCGCGAAAGCTCTCGTCGGTGCGCGGGCTGTTCAAATTCCTGCGCATCGACGAGGTCATCGACAAGGATCCGTCGGCCAAGGTCGACATGCCCAAGTACGGCCGGCGCGTGCCCCGGGTGCTCTCGTTCGATGAGGTCGAGACGCTCCTGGCCACGCCCGACCGCACCGTGCCCGAGGGCCACCGCGACTGGGCCATGCTGCACGTGCTTTACGCCACGGGGCTTCGCGTGACCGAGCTGTGCGAGCTATTGCAGCGCGAGGTCGACCTTCGCGCCGGCTACGTGCGCGTGATCGGCAAGGGGAATAAGCAGCGCATCGTTCCCCTTGGTGAAGTGGCGCTCGATGCGGTAAGTGACTACCTGGAGCAGACGCGCGGACGACTCTTGGCGAATTGCGGCGGTCCCGGGTCGACGCCGTATCTTTTCGTGACCCGTCGAGGCAGCTCGATGACGCGTCAGGCGTTCTGGAAGAACATCAAAAAGTACGCGCGCCGCGCCGATATCGACAAGCCGATCAGCCCACACAAACTGCGCCATAGCTTCGCAACACACTTGCTAGAACGCGGCGCAGACCTCAGAATCGTGCAGACGCTCTTGGGCCACGCCAACATCGACACGACCCAGATTTACACGCACGTGGCCCAGGCGCGTCTCAAGAAGATGTACGACGAGCATCACCCCAGGGCGTAA
- a CDS encoding radical SAM protein, translating to MLRLVREILPRLAQSRASRAGIARPPAPINLTYSVTNKCNSRCRSCDIWKIYPAERERLADELSLDEVERVFRTVGPVYFFNISGGEPFLRKDLVEIILLACEHLDPNVVHIPTNALMPRRVVRTTEELLRRMRDAGFGHIKVTLKPSMDGVGNDHDWVRGVKGNWEKLIETVSKLQELQQEWPVLGVGVGTVISTMNIHKLPETIRAAESLDVDTYISEVAEERLEMRNTSTGITPDHKRYRKAIAPFQRSTRKRMQGLGGLELLTQAMRHVYYDLTADWLERREQVIPCYAGITNVHINPYGEVWPCAVLADSNSMGNLKDHDYDFWSVWHSPQAKEVRASIKRGECDCPLANQAYANMLLSPEKMLQTFGLMVRAKVSALLGIGDDEADMERAEPAEVTRNEPHPFDRDHPDLVRMARGEVINLFGMPLPGPEQPERPVGELCAPTGPRAGQPAEQPAESPAE from the coding sequence ATGTTACGACTCGTACGCGAAATCCTGCCTCGCCTCGCCCAAAGCCGCGCCAGCCGCGCGGGCATCGCCCGGCCGCCGGCGCCAATCAACCTGACCTACTCGGTGACCAACAAGTGCAATTCGCGCTGCCGGTCGTGTGATATCTGGAAGATCTATCCGGCCGAGCGTGAACGTCTGGCCGACGAGCTGAGCCTCGACGAGGTCGAGCGCGTCTTTCGCACCGTTGGCCCGGTCTACTTCTTCAACATCTCGGGCGGCGAACCGTTTTTGCGAAAGGATCTGGTCGAGATCATCCTGCTTGCCTGCGAGCACCTCGACCCGAACGTGGTCCACATCCCCACCAACGCCCTGATGCCCCGCCGGGTGGTGCGCACCACCGAAGAGCTCTTGCGGCGCATGCGCGACGCCGGGTTCGGCCATATCAAGGTCACCCTCAAGCCGAGCATGGACGGCGTAGGCAACGACCACGACTGGGTGCGGGGGGTCAAGGGCAACTGGGAGAAGCTCATCGAGACGGTCTCCAAGTTGCAAGAGCTGCAGCAGGAGTGGCCGGTGCTGGGCGTGGGCGTCGGGACGGTGATCTCGACGATGAATATCCACAAGTTGCCCGAGACCATTCGGGCCGCCGAGTCGCTCGACGTCGACACCTACATCTCGGAGGTCGCCGAAGAGCGCCTCGAGATGCGCAACACCTCCACGGGTATCACCCCCGACCACAAGCGCTACCGCAAGGCGATCGCCCCGTTCCAGCGCTCGACGCGCAAGCGCATGCAGGGCCTGGGCGGCCTCGAGCTTCTGACCCAGGCGATGCGCCACGTCTACTACGACCTGACCGCCGATTGGCTCGAGCGCCGCGAACAGGTCATCCCCTGCTATGCCGGCATCACCAACGTGCACATCAACCCGTACGGGGAGGTCTGGCCGTGCGCAGTGCTCGCCGATAGCAACTCGATGGGCAACCTCAAGGACCACGACTACGACTTCTGGTCAGTCTGGCACTCCCCGCAAGCCAAAGAGGTGCGCGCGAGCATCAAGCGCGGCGAGTGCGACTGCCCGCTGGCTAACCAGGCGTACGCGAATATGCTGTTGTCGCCCGAAAAGATGCTGCAAACCTTCGGGCTGATGGTGCGCGCCAAGGTGTCCGCGCTGCTCGGCATCGGTGACGACGAGGCCGACATGGAGCGCGCCGAGCCCGCCGAGGTGACTCGCAACGAGCCGCACCCTTTCGACCGCGACCACCCCGACCTGGTGCGCATGGCCCGCGGCGAGGTCATCAACCTCTTCGGCATGCCCCTGCCCGGCCCCGAGCAGCCCGAGCGCCCCGTGGGCGAGTTGTGCGCGCCCACCGGTCCGCGCGCAGGGCAACCTGCCGAGCAGCCCGCCGAATCCCCCGCCGAATAA
- a CDS encoding pseudouridine synthase encodes MANEMRVQKFLSKAGVCSRRKGEKLMQAGRVQVNGDVCTELGSKVVPGKDEVRVDGEVVTLPDQYIYVLLNKPENYITTLDDPKDRPIVTDLLPDNMPRIWPVGRLDWDSSGALLLTNDGKLTNLLTHPSHDVTKQYAVKVRGLLKNDSPKLQKLRDGIRLDGVMTKPAHIEVVKDNGNNTWLEFIISEGKNRQIRRMCEAIGAPVMKLRRYAIGPLTLDGVPSGAYRPLLHEEVEKLYAEVEANMPDRAQPSRSAEKRERQRRKRHGKYDVRTHGPGKKHH; translated from the coding sequence ATGGCCAACGAAATGCGCGTTCAAAAATTCTTATCCAAAGCCGGCGTGTGCAGCCGACGCAAGGGCGAAAAGCTCATGCAGGCAGGCCGTGTGCAGGTCAACGGCGACGTGTGCACCGAGCTAGGCTCGAAGGTCGTGCCGGGCAAGGACGAGGTGCGCGTCGACGGCGAAGTCGTCACGCTGCCTGACCAGTACATTTACGTGCTGCTCAACAAGCCAGAGAACTACATCACCACGCTCGACGACCCCAAAGATCGTCCGATCGTGACCGACCTACTGCCCGACAATATGCCGCGCATCTGGCCGGTAGGCCGCCTCGACTGGGATTCGTCGGGCGCGCTGCTTTTGACCAACGACGGCAAGCTGACCAACCTGCTGACCCACCCGAGCCACGACGTCACCAAGCAGTACGCCGTCAAGGTGCGCGGCCTGCTCAAAAACGACTCGCCGAAGCTGCAGAAGCTTCGCGACGGCATCCGCCTCGACGGCGTGATGACCAAACCGGCCCACATCGAGGTGGTCAAGGACAACGGCAACAACACCTGGCTCGAGTTCATCATCAGCGAGGGTAAGAACCGTCAGATCCGCCGGATGTGCGAGGCGATCGGGGCGCCGGTCATGAAGCTTCGCCGCTACGCCATCGGGCCGTTGACGCTCGACGGCGTCCCCTCGGGCGCCTATCGACCGCTGCTGCACGAAGAGGTCGAAAAGCTGTACGCCGAGGTCGAGGCCAATATGCCCGATCGCGCTCAGCCGAGTCGCAGCGCCGAGAAGCGCGAGCGCCAGCGCAGAAAGCGCCACGGCAAGTACGACGTGCGCACCCACGGACCGGGCAAAAAGCACCACTGA
- a CDS encoding DUF6184 family natural product biosynthesis lipoprotein, producing MKRSLLITLGATLLVVSLSACETTRADYRDDIAQSVCQQMRECDAFGKDAEFADYDDCVTELESTYNDLWPADECSNGRIDKAKFDQCKQRAVSQACDENILDMVSFRLQCSADDVCVAEPKK from the coding sequence ATGAAACGTTCTCTTCTGATCACCCTCGGCGCGACGCTGCTGGTCGTGAGCCTTTCAGCGTGCGAGACCACCCGCGCCGACTACCGCGACGATATCGCCCAGTCGGTCTGCCAGCAGATGCGCGAGTGCGACGCGTTCGGCAAGGACGCCGAGTTTGCCGACTACGACGACTGCGTCACCGAGCTCGAGAGCACCTACAACGATCTGTGGCCGGCCGACGAGTGCAGCAACGGGCGCATCGACAAGGCCAAGTTCGACCAGTGCAAGCAGCGCGCGGTCTCGCAGGCGTGCGACGAGAATATTCTGGACATGGTCAGCTTCCGGCTGCAGTGCAGCGCCGACGACGTGTGCGTGGCCGAGCCGAAGAAGTGA